Proteins from a single region of Diaphorobacter limosus:
- a CDS encoding sodium:proton antiporter, with product MKLFRTLTLTALSLAPALAAAADIDGGQLSLLWGVPFAGILLSIALLPMVAPLFWHHHFGKLVVGWSLAFLLPFAVVFGPQAAGAQFVHALAAEYLPFVILLSALFTVAGGIYIRGNLRGSPVLNTGILLVGAVLASFMGTTGASMLLIRPLIRANDNRRHVAHVVVFFIFVVSNAGGSLTPLGDPPLFLGFLKGVDFFWTLRHIFPETLFLIAVLLVLFFAIDSWYFRQDGELRRTDPTPDSGGAALGFDGKINFVLLLGVVALVLMSGMWKSSVQWTIAGTPVGLPGLLRDLGLIAITLVSLVLTPRQVHSDNQFGWGPMQEVAKLFAGIFLTIIPVIAMLKAGVNGPFGAIVSAVTRADGQPDPAMYFWATGLLSSFLDNAPTYLVFFNTAGGDPATLMTTYATTLAAISAGSVFMGANTYIGNAPNLMVKAIAEDRGVKMPSFFGYMLWSCGILVPLFIAMTFIWLR from the coding sequence ATGAAGCTTTTTCGCACCCTGACCCTGACCGCCCTCAGCCTGGCGCCGGCCCTGGCCGCTGCCGCGGATATCGATGGCGGCCAGCTGTCGCTGCTGTGGGGTGTGCCCTTTGCCGGCATCCTGCTGTCGATCGCGCTCCTGCCCATGGTGGCGCCGCTGTTCTGGCACCACCATTTCGGCAAGCTGGTGGTGGGTTGGTCACTGGCATTTCTGCTGCCATTTGCGGTCGTCTTTGGGCCGCAGGCGGCGGGCGCCCAGTTTGTGCATGCCCTGGCGGCCGAGTACCTGCCCTTCGTCATCCTGCTGTCGGCGCTGTTCACCGTCGCCGGTGGCATCTACATACGCGGCAACCTGCGCGGCAGCCCGGTGCTCAACACCGGCATCCTGTTGGTGGGCGCGGTGCTGGCCAGCTTCATGGGCACCACAGGGGCATCCATGCTGCTGATACGCCCGTTGATACGCGCCAATGACAACCGCAGGCATGTGGCCCATGTGGTGGTGTTCTTCATCTTCGTCGTCTCCAACGCGGGCGGCTCGCTCACGCCACTGGGCGATCCGCCCTTGTTCCTGGGCTTTCTGAAGGGTGTGGATTTTTTCTGGACGCTGCGCCACATCTTCCCCGAGACGCTGTTCCTGATCGCCGTGCTGCTGGTGCTGTTCTTTGCCATTGACTCCTGGTACTTCCGCCAGGACGGCGAGCTGCGGCGTACCGACCCCACGCCCGACTCAGGCGGCGCCGCGCTGGGCTTTGACGGCAAGATCAACTTCGTGCTGCTCCTGGGCGTGGTGGCCCTGGTGCTGATGAGCGGCATGTGGAAGTCCAGCGTGCAATGGACGATAGCCGGCACCCCGGTGGGCCTGCCCGGCCTGCTGCGCGACCTGGGGCTGATCGCCATCACGCTGGTGTCGCTGGTGCTCACGCCGCGCCAGGTGCACAGCGACAACCAGTTCGGCTGGGGCCCGATGCAGGAGGTGGCCAAGCTGTTTGCCGGTATCTTTCTGACCATCATCCCGGTCATCGCCATGCTCAAGGCGGGTGTCAACGGGCCGTTTGGCGCCATCGTTTCCGCGGTCACGCGGGCCGATGGCCAGCCCGACCCGGCCATGTACTTCTGGGCCACCGGGTTGCTGTCCTCCTTCCTGGACAACGCGCCCACCTATCTGGTGTTCTTCAACACCGCCGGCGGCGACCCGGCCACGCTGATGACCACCTACGCCACGACTCTGGCGGCCATCTCCGCCGGCTCGGTGTTCATGGGCGCCAACACCTATATCGGCAACGCGCCCAATCTCATGGTCAAGGCCATTGCCGAGGATAGGGGCGTGAAGATGCCCAGCTTCTTCGGCTACATGCTCTGGTCCTGCGGCATCCTGGTGCCGCTGTTCATCGCCATGACCTTCATCTGGCTGCGCTGA
- a CDS encoding TIGR00730 family Rossman fold protein, with the protein MQANTDLQDSRLANAWAELHNYAVAGNPLHADSYRLAFADPEFMLRRETRGIRFQLELLKPELEQADQGIEHTVVVYGSARFVAPEDAAEQLAEAQASGDAERIARAERAVKNAYYYDQARRFARHVAEYSQTRPPAERLYICTGGGPGIMEAANRGAHEAGAPNIGLNITLPHEQSGNKYITPSLSFKFHYFALRKMHFMMRAKALVLFPGGFGTLDELFEVLTLVQTGKAKAAPIVLFGSEFWKRLINFDALVEQGTISQGDLKLFHYCDDPAEAWAIVRAFYEL; encoded by the coding sequence ATGCAAGCCAACACCGACCTTCAAGACAGCCGCCTGGCCAACGCCTGGGCCGAGCTGCACAACTACGCCGTGGCCGGCAATCCGCTGCACGCCGACTCCTATCGCCTGGCCTTTGCCGACCCCGAATTCATGCTGCGCCGCGAGACACGCGGCATCCGCTTTCAGCTGGAGCTGCTGAAGCCCGAGCTGGAACAGGCCGACCAGGGCATAGAACACACGGTGGTGGTGTATGGCAGCGCGCGCTTTGTTGCACCCGAGGACGCGGCCGAGCAGTTGGCCGAAGCCCAGGCCAGCGGCGATGCCGAGCGCATCGCGCGCGCCGAGCGCGCCGTGAAGAACGCCTACTACTACGACCAGGCGCGCCGCTTTGCGCGCCATGTGGCCGAATACAGCCAGACGCGTCCGCCGGCCGAGCGCCTGTACATCTGCACCGGCGGCGGCCCCGGCATCATGGAGGCGGCCAACCGCGGCGCGCACGAGGCCGGCGCGCCCAACATCGGCCTGAACATCACGCTGCCGCACGAGCAAAGCGGCAACAAATACATCACGCCCTCGCTGTCGTTCAAGTTCCACTACTTCGCGCTGCGCAAGATGCATTTCATGATGCGCGCCAAGGCCCTGGTGCTGTTCCCCGGAGGCTTTGGCACGCTGGACGAGCTGTTCGAGGTGCTGACCCTGGTGCAGACCGGCAAGGCCAAGGCCGCGCCCATCGTGCTGTTCGGCTCCGAGTTCTGGAAGCGCCTGATCAACTTCGACGCCCTGGTGGAGCAAGGCACGATCTCGCAGGGCGACCTGAAGCTGTTCCACTACTGCGACGACCCGGCCGAGGCCTGGGCCATCGTGCGCGCGTTCTACGAGCTGTGA
- a CDS encoding extracellular solute-binding protein produces the protein MSKPIKSLLVICALAAAGIASAQEQVVNLYSARHYPTDEALYSGFTKATGIKIQRVDSDDAGIMARLKAEGSASPADVILLVDAARLYRGEADGLFLPVRSKVLEDAIPANLRATPTADGGIPWFGLSTRARVIVYNKAKVNKDDVDTYEELGDPKNKGKLCIRSGSHPYNLSLFGAVTEHMGEQKAEAWLKGVVANLARAPKGGDTDQIKAVAAGECDIAVSNSYYLARLMRSAKPEDKAVVDKVAVVFPNQQSWGTHLNIAGGAVARHTKNQANAIKFLEYLASPEAQNYFANGNNEWPAAKGVELDNPALKAMTDGKPFKSETIPIGAVGANTTKVQQMLDRVGFR, from the coding sequence ATGTCCAAGCCCATCAAGTCACTGTTGGTCATCTGTGCACTCGCTGCAGCCGGCATCGCCAGCGCCCAGGAGCAGGTCGTCAACCTGTATTCGGCACGCCACTATCCGACGGACGAGGCCTTGTACAGCGGCTTTACCAAGGCCACGGGGATCAAGATCCAGCGCGTGGACTCGGACGACGCCGGCATCATGGCCCGCCTGAAGGCCGAGGGCTCGGCTTCGCCCGCGGACGTGATCCTGCTGGTGGACGCCGCCCGCCTGTACCGCGGCGAGGCCGACGGCCTGTTTCTGCCGGTGCGCTCCAAGGTGCTCGAGGACGCCATTCCCGCCAACCTGCGCGCAACCCCCACAGCCGACGGCGGCATCCCCTGGTTCGGCCTGTCCACCCGTGCCCGCGTCATCGTCTACAACAAGGCCAAGGTCAACAAGGACGACGTAGACACCTACGAGGAGCTCGGCGACCCCAAGAACAAGGGCAAGCTGTGCATTCGCTCGGGCTCGCACCCCTACAACCTGAGCCTGTTCGGCGCCGTGACCGAACACATGGGCGAACAAAAGGCCGAGGCCTGGCTCAAGGGCGTGGTCGCCAACCTGGCCCGCGCGCCCAAGGGAGGCGACACCGATCAGATCAAGGCAGTGGCCGCCGGCGAGTGCGATATCGCCGTCAGCAACAGCTACTACCTGGCACGCCTGATGCGCTCGGCCAAGCCCGAGGACAAGGCCGTGGTGGACAAGGTGGCCGTGGTCTTCCCGAACCAGCAGTCCTGGGGCACCCACCTGAACATCGCCGGCGGCGCCGTGGCACGCCATACCAAGAACCAGGCGAATGCCATCAAGTTCCTGGAGTACCTGGCCAGCCCGGAGGCGCAAAACTATTTTGCCAACGGCAACAACGAATGGCCCGCAGCCAAGGGCGTGGAACTGGACAACCCGGCGCTGAAAGCCATGACCGACGGCAAGCCTTTCAAGAGCGAGACCATTCCCATCGGGGCCGTGGGCGCCAACACCACCAAGGTGCAGCAGATGCTCGATCGCGTCGGTTTCCGCTGA
- a CDS encoding phasin family protein gives MTMTPEQILASQKANIETLFGLTNKAFEGVEKLVQLNVAASRAALTEAAAHTQAVLSVKDAQELLALQAGLFQPMAEKAAAYSRHVYEIASGTNAEFGKAFESQTAEAQRSFSNLVDTAAKSAPAGSETTVAVFKSAVSAANNAFESVQKAVKQASDVAEANFNAVANSAANAAKTVEVAARKR, from the coding sequence ATGACCATGACCCCCGAGCAAATCCTCGCTTCCCAAAAAGCCAACATCGAAACCCTGTTCGGCCTGACCAACAAGGCCTTCGAAGGCGTGGAAAAGCTGGTGCAACTGAACGTTGCCGCCTCGCGCGCCGCCCTGACGGAAGCCGCTGCCCACACCCAGGCCGTGCTGTCGGTCAAGGACGCACAAGAGCTGCTGGCCCTGCAAGCCGGCCTGTTCCAGCCCATGGCTGAGAAGGCTGCCGCTTACAGCCGCCACGTGTACGAAATCGCCTCCGGCACCAACGCCGAGTTCGGCAAGGCCTTTGAAAGCCAGACCGCAGAAGCCCAGCGTAGCTTCAGCAACCTGGTGGACACCGCTGCCAAGAGCGCACCCGCCGGTTCCGAAACCACCGTTGCCGTGTTCAAGAGCGCCGTCTCCGCCGCCAACAACGCTTTCGAGTCCGTGCAAAAGGCCGTGAAGCAAGCCAGCGACGTGGCCGAAGCCAACTTCAACGCCGTTGCCAACTCGGCCGCCAACGCTGCCAAGACGGTTGAAGTCGCTGCCCGCAAGCGCTGA
- the pncB gene encoding nicotinate phosphoribosyltransferase codes for MIITSLLDTDLYKFTMMQVVLHQFPGAQVEYRFKCRNPGVQLAPHVDQIRDEIRALCTLRFQDAELAYLRSLRFIKSDFVDFLALFRLNEKYIQVSALPTGEIDICITGPWLHTILFEIPVLAIVNEVYFRNTQKQPNFPEGRRRLDAKIAQLQADGLESLKIADYGTRRRFSRAWHEEVLRVLCARLGTDDRGNGGAGQLAGTSNVLYAMQLGLTPLGTMAHEYLQACQSLGPRLRDTQVFGFEMWAKEYRGDLGIALSDVYGMNAFLRDFDLYFCKLFDGARHDSGDPFAWGERLLQHYRNHRVDPLTKTLIFSDALTVPRIIELHQRFHGRCQLAFGIGTNLTNDLGHEPLQIVIKMTRCNDQPVAKLSDAPGKNMCDDEKYLAYLRQVFDIPSPP; via the coding sequence ATGATCATCACCAGCCTGCTCGACACCGACCTGTACAAGTTCACCATGATGCAGGTGGTGCTGCACCAGTTTCCGGGCGCGCAGGTCGAATACCGCTTCAAATGCCGCAACCCGGGCGTGCAGTTGGCGCCCCATGTGGATCAGATTCGCGACGAGATCCGCGCCCTGTGCACCCTGCGCTTTCAGGATGCGGAGCTGGCCTATCTGCGCTCGCTGCGCTTCATCAAGAGCGATTTCGTGGACTTTCTGGCGCTGTTTCGGCTGAACGAAAAGTACATACAGGTCAGCGCCCTGCCCACAGGCGAGATCGACATTTGCATCACCGGCCCCTGGCTGCACACCATCCTGTTCGAGATCCCGGTGCTGGCCATCGTCAACGAGGTGTACTTTCGCAACACGCAAAAGCAGCCCAACTTCCCCGAGGGGCGCAGGCGGCTGGACGCCAAGATCGCGCAGCTGCAGGCCGACGGCCTGGAGAGCCTGAAGATTGCCGACTATGGCACCCGCCGGCGCTTTTCACGCGCCTGGCATGAGGAGGTGCTGCGCGTGCTGTGCGCACGCCTGGGCACCGACGACCGTGGCAACGGCGGCGCCGGGCAGTTGGCCGGCACCAGCAATGTGCTGTATGCGATGCAGCTGGGCCTGACACCGCTGGGCACCATGGCGCACGAATACCTGCAGGCCTGCCAGTCGCTGGGCCCGCGCCTGCGCGATACCCAGGTGTTCGGCTTCGAGATGTGGGCCAAGGAGTACCGCGGTGACCTGGGCATTGCACTGTCCGATGTATACGGCATGAACGCCTTTTTGCGCGACTTCGACCTGTACTTCTGCAAGCTGTTCGACGGTGCACGCCACGACAGCGGCGACCCCTTTGCCTGGGGCGAACGGCTCTTGCAGCATTACCGCAACCACCGCGTTGACCCGCTGACCAAGACGCTGATCTTCAGCGACGCGCTCACCGTGCCGCGCATCATCGAGCTGCACCAGCGCTTTCATGGCCGCTGCCAGCTGGCCTTTGGCATTGGCACCAACCTGACCAATGATTTGGGCCATGAGCCGCTGCAGATCGTCATCAAGATGACGCGCTGCAACGACCAGCCGGTGGCCAAGCTGTCGGACGCGCCGGGCAAGAACATGTGCGACGACGAGAAATACCTGGCCTACCTGCGCCAGGTGTTCGACATTCCCAGCCCGCCATGA
- a CDS encoding thioesterase family protein has protein sequence MNASHVSSPSQAGRAPERPAPQARQTYPVLRPITTRWLDNDIYGHVNNVVYYSWFDTAVNAYLIEQGALDIHQGETIGLVIETQCNYFAPLAFPQTIEAGIRVARLGGSSVRYEVGLFAQGQELSAACGHFVHVYVGRGDRRPRPLPQRLRQVLEPLCLAP, from the coding sequence ATGAATGCGTCCCATGTTTCTTCCCCTTCGCAGGCCGGTCGCGCCCCTGAGCGCCCCGCGCCGCAGGCCAGACAAACCTACCCCGTGCTGCGGCCGATCACGACCCGCTGGCTGGACAACGACATCTATGGCCATGTGAACAATGTCGTGTACTACAGTTGGTTCGACACCGCCGTGAATGCCTATCTGATAGAGCAGGGCGCGCTGGACATTCACCAGGGCGAGACCATAGGCCTGGTGATCGAGACCCAGTGCAACTACTTTGCGCCGCTGGCCTTTCCGCAGACGATTGAGGCCGGCATCCGCGTGGCGCGGCTGGGCGGCAGCAGCGTGCGCTATGAGGTCGGCCTGTTCGCCCAGGGCCAGGAGTTGAGCGCCGCCTGCGGCCATTTCGTGCATGTCTATGTGGGGCGGGGTGATCGCCGTCCGCGCCCCTTGCCCCAGCGGCTGCGCCAGGTGCTTGAACCCCTGTGCCTGGCGCCATAG
- the rmuC gene encoding DNA recombination protein RmuC: MTLEMMIALALLVLVVLLLCALLLRRPRVALPPEWPQRLQALESAVQATQLAVAKNDGALDAMGQQLRGFTHSTQVLLDERLQLAAQESRTSRAELQAAFGALQQRLEQQLVQGRSDEAQARHEQLQALAAFRAELTQTAQALKGDVQAQLEAHTQQLRHQFAGLQEAVGQQLTGLAASSQQGAEALRAALNERLAAIQQDNAAKLEEMRRTVDEKLHATLEQRLGDSFKLVSERLELVHKGLGEMQTLAAGVGDLKRVMTNVKTRGTWGELQLGAIIDNVLTPGQYEKNVKTQPGSDELVEFAIRLPGRSDEQPVWLPIDSKYPVEHYQRLVDAQDQADKGAIAAAGNAFEASIKLEAKKIFSKYVAPPYTTDFAVLYLPTEGLFAEVMRRPGLVEAVQNDCRVMITGPANLAAMLSSLQMGFKTLAIEKRSSEVWGVLGQVKSEFAKFGVIVDQTRKSIDAAARKFEQVDVRTRAIQRRLRDVQELPAPGQQALDDAGASAEDLLIEDEGD, encoded by the coding sequence ATGACCCTTGAAATGATGATCGCGCTGGCCCTGCTGGTGCTGGTCGTGCTGCTGCTGTGCGCCCTGTTACTGCGCCGCCCCCGTGTTGCGCTGCCGCCCGAGTGGCCGCAGCGCCTGCAGGCGCTGGAGTCGGCAGTGCAGGCCACGCAACTGGCGGTGGCCAAGAACGATGGCGCGCTGGACGCCATGGGCCAGCAGCTGCGCGGCTTCACGCACAGCACGCAGGTGCTGCTGGACGAGCGCCTGCAGCTGGCGGCGCAGGAGTCGCGCACCAGCCGCGCCGAGCTGCAGGCAGCCTTTGGCGCGCTGCAGCAGCGGCTGGAGCAGCAACTGGTGCAGGGCCGCAGCGATGAGGCCCAGGCGCGCCATGAGCAGCTGCAGGCGCTGGCCGCCTTCCGCGCCGAGCTCACGCAGACCGCCCAGGCCCTGAAGGGCGATGTGCAGGCGCAGCTGGAGGCGCATACGCAGCAGCTGCGCCACCAGTTCGCCGGCCTGCAGGAGGCGGTGGGCCAGCAGCTCACGGGCCTGGCGGCCAGCAGCCAGCAGGGCGCCGAGGCGCTGCGCGCTGCGCTCAACGAACGCCTGGCCGCCATCCAGCAGGACAACGCCGCCAAGCTGGAGGAAATGCGCCGCACCGTGGACGAGAAGTTGCACGCCACGCTGGAGCAGCGCCTGGGCGACTCCTTCAAGCTGGTCAGCGAGCGCCTGGAGCTGGTGCACAAGGGCCTGGGCGAGATGCAGACCCTGGCCGCCGGCGTGGGCGACCTGAAGCGCGTGATGACCAACGTGAAGACGCGCGGCACCTGGGGCGAGCTGCAGCTGGGCGCCATCATCGACAACGTGCTCACGCCCGGGCAGTACGAGAAAAACGTCAAGACCCAGCCCGGCAGCGACGAGCTGGTGGAATTTGCCATCCGCCTGCCGGGCCGCAGCGACGAGCAGCCGGTGTGGCTGCCGATCGACTCCAAGTACCCCGTGGAGCATTACCAGCGCCTGGTGGACGCGCAAGACCAGGCCGACAAGGGGGCGATCGCCGCCGCCGGCAATGCCTTCGAGGCCTCCATCAAACTGGAGGCCAAGAAAATCTTCAGCAAATACGTGGCGCCGCCCTACACCACCGACTTCGCCGTGCTCTACCTGCCCACCGAGGGCCTGTTTGCCGAGGTCATGCGCCGCCCCGGCCTGGTGGAGGCGGTGCAGAACGACTGCCGCGTGATGATCACCGGCCCGGCCAACCTGGCGGCCATGCTCAGCAGCCTGCAGATGGGCTTCAAGACCCTGGCGATCGAGAAGCGCTCGTCCGAGGTCTGGGGCGTACTGGGGCAGGTGAAGAGTGAATTCGCCAAGTTTGGCGTCATCGTGGATCAGACGCGCAAGTCCATCGACGCGGCGGCCAGGAAGTTCGAGCAGGTCGATGTGCGCACGCGCGCCATACAGCGGCGCCTGCGCGACGTGCAGGAACTGCCGGCGCCCGGGCAGCAGGCGCTGGACGATGCCGGCGCGAGTGCTGAGGACTTATTGATAGAGGACGAAGGCGATTAG
- the crcB gene encoding fluoride efflux transporter CrcB, whose protein sequence is MLHALAICLGACAGALARWRLSLWLNTQGALLPWGTLAANLIGGYLIGLCLALFQALPQLDPAWRLLLVTGFLGALTTFSTFSAEVLGLLQQQRLALALGLATLHVAGSLCMTWAGLQSAALLRLESRF, encoded by the coding sequence ATGCTGCACGCTCTTGCCATCTGCCTCGGCGCCTGCGCCGGCGCCCTGGCGCGCTGGCGGCTGTCGCTATGGCTCAACACCCAGGGGGCGCTGCTGCCCTGGGGCACGCTGGCGGCGAACCTGATTGGCGGCTATCTCATCGGCCTGTGTCTGGCGCTGTTCCAGGCCCTGCCGCAGCTCGACCCTGCCTGGCGCCTGCTGCTCGTGACCGGCTTTCTCGGCGCCCTGACCACCTTTTCCACCTTCTCGGCCGAGGTGCTGGGCCTGCTGCAGCAGCAGCGCCTGGCGCTGGCCCTGGGCCTGGCTACCCTGCATGTGGCGGGCTCGCTGTGCATGACCTGGGCCGGACTGCAAAGCGCGGCGCTGCTGCGCCTTGAAAGCCGGTTTTAA
- a CDS encoding peptidase M14, producing the protein MTDTDTGTTLLDLNLDRTLDLWLRRFSQPQWRGRHVEGWLFEGQAERRAAEQRLAAVGVQARFHSAYKPLVQHFIDNVGRAQLVAAHVRYPVPQIGPAQRFRLEAYPLAALLPEGGLTLEPRADALLHYDVELELQGGKRLTQRVHAPNRRHADASGAPALSPTGWLRVGTMAGAANLLDCAVSTDYEQAFAQALHAVRAHPWPDAEPYFERLQLRIDLPGYEQPIAWAGESISTAEALHEDLYFSLLEFFQQHSGRPLGDRRLQPGQIVPDIRLGATTPRVRVSLQPFDAQAQDALAAAQLPQAAAAALESLGSAPAPAYIAQILQGWPGQRFEAPTRQGRSVWGYYQAGTQRPVFISGGQHANETSGVVGALRAADALRHDGRAHFALIALENPDGYALHRELCCQHSGHMHHAARYTALGDDVEYREGAPLYERAARQQALALSGAQLHVNLHGYPAHEWTRPLSGYVPRGFEQWMCPKAFFLILRYHAGWQQPARTLLEAVCARLKAVPGLAEFNARQRALYEQHAGPMPFELIDGIACTQAQTTHDAPVTLVTEFPDETVHGDAFRFAHLVQMHTVLAAVQAWQQIEL; encoded by the coding sequence ATGACCGATACCGACACCGGCACCACGCTGCTCGACCTGAACCTGGACCGCACCCTGGATCTGTGGCTGCGCCGCTTCTCACAGCCGCAATGGCGCGGCCGGCATGTCGAGGGCTGGCTGTTCGAGGGCCAGGCCGAGCGCCGCGCGGCCGAGCAGCGGCTGGCGGCCGTGGGCGTGCAGGCGCGCTTTCACAGCGCCTACAAGCCGCTGGTGCAGCATTTCATCGACAACGTCGGCCGCGCGCAGCTGGTGGCGGCCCATGTGCGCTACCCGGTGCCGCAGATCGGCCCAGCGCAGCGCTTCAGGCTGGAGGCCTACCCGCTCGCCGCCCTGCTGCCCGAAGGCGGGCTGACGCTGGAGCCACGCGCCGACGCCCTGCTGCACTACGACGTCGAGCTTGAGCTGCAGGGCGGCAAGCGCCTGACGCAACGCGTGCACGCACCCAACCGCCGCCACGCCGACGCCAGCGGCGCCCCGGCGCTGTCGCCCACGGGCTGGCTGCGCGTGGGCACCATGGCCGGCGCGGCCAACCTGCTGGACTGCGCCGTCAGCACCGACTACGAGCAGGCCTTTGCCCAGGCGCTACACGCCGTGCGCGCCCATCCCTGGCCGGATGCGGAGCCGTATTTCGAGCGCCTGCAGCTGCGCATCGACCTGCCCGGCTACGAGCAGCCCATTGCCTGGGCGGGCGAGAGCATCAGCACGGCCGAGGCGCTGCACGAGGACTTGTACTTCTCGCTGCTCGAGTTCTTCCAGCAGCACAGCGGCCGCCCGCTGGGCGACCGGCGGCTGCAGCCCGGCCAGATCGTGCCCGACATACGCCTGGGCGCCACCACGCCGCGCGTGCGGGTCAGCCTGCAGCCCTTTGATGCGCAGGCGCAGGACGCGCTGGCCGCCGCACAACTGCCGCAGGCGGCAGCAGCGGCGCTGGAGAGTCTGGGCAGCGCCCCGGCGCCGGCCTATATCGCCCAGATCCTGCAGGGCTGGCCCGGCCAGCGCTTTGAGGCGCCCACGCGCCAGGGACGCAGCGTGTGGGGCTATTACCAGGCCGGCACGCAACGGCCGGTGTTCATCAGCGGTGGCCAGCATGCCAACGAGACCTCGGGCGTGGTGGGCGCGCTGCGCGCCGCCGACGCGCTGCGCCATGACGGCAGGGCCCATTTCGCGCTCATCGCGCTGGAGAACCCCGACGGCTACGCCCTGCACCGCGAGCTGTGCTGCCAGCACAGCGGCCATATGCACCATGCGGCGCGCTATACCGCCCTGGGCGACGATGTCGAATACCGCGAGGGCGCGCCACTGTATGAGCGCGCGGCGCGCCAGCAGGCGCTGGCCCTGTCGGGCGCGCAGCTGCATGTGAACCTGCACGGCTACCCGGCGCACGAGTGGACGCGCCCGCTGTCGGGCTATGTGCCGCGCGGCTTCGAGCAGTGGATGTGTCCCAAGGCCTTCTTCCTGATCCTGCGCTACCACGCCGGCTGGCAGCAGCCGGCGCGCACGCTGCTCGAGGCCGTGTGCGCGCGCCTCAAGGCAGTGCCGGGCCTGGCCGAATTCAATGCGCGCCAGCGCGCGCTGTACGAGCAGCATGCCGGCCCGATGCCGTTCGAGCTCATCGACGGCATCGCCTGCACGCAGGCACAGACCACGCACGACGCACCGGTGACGCTGGTGACCGAATTCCCCGACGAAACCGTGCATGGCGACGCCTTCCGCTTTGCACACCTGGTGCAGATGCACACCGTGCTCGCGGCGGTGCAGGCCTGGCAGCAGATCGAGCTGTGA
- a CDS encoding D-glycerate dehydrogenase, with the protein MSKPRILVTRHIFPEITDYLAQHFALESNPEDVLWSQAELAQRLADKDGVFITGSHRIDTALLAACPRLKIAANMAVGYNNFDVDAMTAAGVQGTNTPDVLTETTADFGFALLMATARRMTESEHYLRAGLWNSWRYDMFAGAEVHGSTLGILGMGRIGQGIARRGAHGFGMQVIYHNRSRLAPELEAECKARYVSKDELLAQADHLVLVLPYSAESHHAIGAAELARMKPTATLVNIARGGIVDDAALAQALKEGRIAAAGLDVFEGEPAVHPGLLERSNVVLTPHIASATVPTRLAMARLAADNLVAFFDGRGALTPVNTPNQ; encoded by the coding sequence ATGTCCAAGCCCCGCATCCTGGTCACACGCCATATCTTTCCCGAGATCACCGACTACCTGGCGCAGCATTTCGCGCTCGAGTCCAACCCCGAGGATGTGCTGTGGAGCCAGGCAGAACTGGCCCAGCGCCTGGCTGACAAGGATGGTGTCTTCATCACCGGCAGCCACCGCATAGACACCGCCCTGCTGGCCGCCTGCCCGCGTCTGAAAATCGCCGCCAACATGGCCGTCGGCTACAACAATTTCGATGTGGATGCCATGACCGCCGCCGGCGTGCAGGGCACGAACACGCCCGACGTGCTGACCGAAACCACGGCCGATTTCGGTTTTGCACTGCTCATGGCCACGGCGCGGCGCATGACAGAGTCCGAGCATTACCTGCGCGCCGGCCTGTGGAACAGCTGGCGCTACGACATGTTCGCCGGCGCCGAGGTGCATGGCAGCACCCTGGGCATTCTGGGCATGGGCCGCATCGGCCAGGGCATTGCCCGGCGCGGCGCGCATGGCTTTGGCATGCAGGTGATCTACCACAACCGCTCGCGCCTGGCGCCCGAGCTGGAAGCCGAATGCAAGGCGCGCTATGTCAGCAAGGACGAGTTGCTGGCCCAGGCCGACCACCTGGTGCTGGTGCTGCCCTACAGCGCCGAGTCGCACCACGCCATTGGTGCGGCAGAGCTCGCGCGCATGAAGCCCACGGCCACGCTGGTGAATATTGCGCGCGGCGGCATCGTCGATGACGCGGCGCTGGCCCAGGCCCTGAAGGAGGGGCGCATCGCCGCCGCCGGCCTGGATGTGTTCGAGGGCGAGCCCGCCGTACACCCCGGCCTGCTGGAGCGCTCCAACGTGGTGCTCACCCCGCATATCGCCAGTGCCACCGTACCCACGCGCCTGGCCATGGCGCGGCTGGCGGCGGACAACCTGGTGGCCTTCTTTGACGGGCGCGGCGCGCTGACGCCGGTGAATACCCCCAATCAGTAA